In one Saccharibacillus brassicae genomic region, the following are encoded:
- a CDS encoding dynamin family protein translates to MNVEWIKEQHEERKNSVLSILNKGEAYFLNVAKHHEAQSLASLRNQLENERFSIVVVGEFSAGKSTFLNALMGEKYLPSFTSETTATVNFLRHISELPNSAPQGSGSAIYYKDPNKKTLYSQSDIETIERFVSTKSDLNVVNEIERVELFLDSKFLGDGVVLIDSPGLNGVAEGHKEITEHQIEQSHACIFMFSAEQPGRKTDFEFLAQLKSKVDTIILVINKIDVIKANEQSIEEVMDSLRQNYHQFFPEHTIPEIWPIAAYPALVGRSAKELSYLGREHHSETEKVRYLDSSRIEAFEERLWRFLVQGEKTAQQLKAPADRVNKLLTLRLKEVQELKAGLENSADSDEVSLEIIALEKEVADLEQSIADKKQSFFDEISRIIRETSIRLESRTLEMKQRQSKEIQTWTDLNEVQDDVQQFNNKIIKQYMLTAQKVHDEFVDEFIELLHVQYKDYRHEIEERLNVLPDRSGIFQLETRLDTDAFDFNFGIEEYRTKKENYEEQLEELEKQMVASEENRMTIMEINEARQELQAKLDSVKDREETYRLNLGLRPGVSQTQVEYTEFKNRGGLFGKIADTFKGKQEVTRHKLVTDDFEQKNYDKRVGDMMNKYAEEEKELRTQLNEVQKPGQSEAQVREAVARLQRMYDKKQKEQEKLEREFQKEFQRKNGSALRKVKNQVDDMIDHMEKEVINLLKKELRSQRNLLSDVAVDIIQSNIQQLIRNKKDQLMLRKRQLDSSVNEKEILITGWNIEIATVEELLIDSASVLAELSLIDIDKIFSVNR, encoded by the coding sequence ATGAACGTAGAATGGATCAAAGAACAGCATGAAGAACGAAAAAACAGCGTCCTCTCAATTCTGAACAAAGGCGAAGCATACTTTTTGAATGTTGCCAAACACCATGAGGCGCAATCCTTGGCATCTTTACGTAATCAGTTAGAGAATGAGCGATTTTCAATCGTGGTTGTGGGAGAATTTAGTGCAGGAAAATCAACCTTTTTGAATGCGCTGATGGGCGAAAAATACTTACCTTCTTTCACTAGCGAGACAACGGCCACCGTTAATTTCCTTCGTCACATTAGCGAACTTCCCAACTCGGCTCCTCAAGGTAGCGGTTCAGCGATTTATTATAAAGATCCAAACAAAAAAACGCTTTATTCCCAATCGGATATCGAAACCATTGAGAGATTCGTAAGTACCAAAAGCGATCTTAATGTAGTCAATGAAATTGAGCGGGTAGAATTGTTTTTGGATTCTAAATTTCTAGGAGATGGAGTCGTATTGATCGATAGCCCGGGGTTGAACGGCGTAGCGGAAGGACATAAAGAAATTACGGAGCATCAGATTGAACAATCTCATGCTTGCATCTTCATGTTTTCTGCCGAACAACCGGGAAGAAAAACGGATTTCGAATTTTTAGCGCAGCTTAAAAGCAAGGTAGATACCATTATATTAGTCATTAACAAAATTGACGTTATAAAAGCAAACGAACAATCCATTGAAGAAGTCATGGACAGTTTACGACAAAACTATCATCAATTTTTTCCGGAGCATACGATTCCCGAAATTTGGCCTATCGCAGCTTACCCGGCTCTGGTAGGAAGAAGTGCTAAAGAATTGAGTTATCTCGGACGGGAACATCATTCGGAAACGGAAAAAGTCCGGTATCTCGATTCGTCGCGTATTGAAGCTTTCGAAGAGCGGTTATGGCGTTTCCTTGTGCAAGGGGAAAAAACCGCTCAACAGCTCAAAGCCCCGGCTGATCGTGTGAATAAGCTATTGACTTTAAGATTAAAAGAAGTTCAGGAACTAAAAGCTGGGCTCGAAAATTCAGCCGACTCAGACGAAGTTTCGTTGGAGATCATTGCATTGGAAAAAGAGGTTGCCGACTTGGAACAATCGATTGCCGATAAAAAACAAAGTTTCTTTGATGAAATTAGCCGGATTATCAGAGAGACTTCTATTCGCTTGGAAAGCCGAACCCTTGAGATGAAACAGCGCCAATCCAAGGAAATTCAGACATGGACCGACTTAAACGAAGTTCAAGATGACGTGCAACAATTCAATAATAAGATCATTAAACAATATATGCTTACGGCTCAAAAAGTTCACGACGAGTTCGTAGACGAATTCATTGAACTACTGCATGTTCAGTATAAAGATTACCGGCACGAAATTGAAGAAAGATTGAATGTGCTTCCGGACCGGAGCGGAATTTTTCAGTTGGAAACGCGATTAGACACTGATGCTTTCGATTTTAATTTCGGTATTGAAGAATACCGAACGAAAAAAGAAAATTATGAAGAGCAGCTGGAAGAATTAGAAAAACAAATGGTTGCATCAGAAGAAAATCGAATGACCATCATGGAGATAAATGAAGCTAGACAGGAACTTCAGGCTAAACTAGATAGTGTAAAAGATCGCGAAGAGACCTATAGATTGAATTTAGGTTTAAGACCTGGTGTTTCGCAAACACAAGTAGAGTATACAGAATTTAAAAATCGCGGAGGTCTATTCGGGAAAATCGCAGATACCTTCAAAGGCAAGCAAGAAGTGACTCGGCATAAGTTAGTAACGGACGACTTTGAACAGAAGAACTACGACAAGCGGGTCGGAGATATGATGAACAAATATGCCGAAGAAGAAAAAGAATTAAGAACACAACTTAACGAAGTTCAAAAACCCGGTCAAAGCGAGGCCCAAGTCCGGGAGGCTGTAGCTCGCTTGCAGCGCATGTACGATAAAAAGCAAAAAGAACAAGAAAAGTTGGAACGCGAATTTCAAAAAGAATTTCAGCGTAAAAATGGGTCGGCTTTACGTAAGGTGAAAAACCAGGTCGACGACATGATCGACCATATGGAAAAAGAAGTTATCAATTTGCTGAAAAAGGAGCTGCGGAGTCAACGTAATCTGTTGTCTGATGTTGCGGTTGATATCATTCAAAGCAACATTCAGCAGTTGATTCGTAATAAAAAAGACCAACTTATGCTTCGCAAGCGGCAGCTTGACTCTTCGGTTAATGAAAAAGAAATTTTAATAACGGGTTGGAATATCGAAATCGCTACGGTAGAAGAACTGCTTATCGACTCGGCGAGCGTGCTTGCGGAGTTGTCACTCATCGATATTGATAAGATTTTTTCGGTAAATCGGTAA
- a CDS encoding GNAT family N-acetyltransferase, translating to MHIRIDDLQGPEIAALLEDHLHSMTLHSPPESIHALDLDKLRRPGITFWTAWEDGELLGCGAIKELDAGHVELKSMKTDTRHLRKGVAEKLLIHAIGEARKRGCERISLETGSMDAFLPARKLYEKHGFAECGPFGDYELDPYSLFMSKKLSNI from the coding sequence ATGCATATCAGAATCGACGACCTTCAAGGACCCGAAATCGCCGCGCTGCTGGAAGACCATCTGCACAGCATGACGCTGCATTCGCCGCCCGAGAGCATTCACGCGCTGGATCTGGACAAGCTGCGCAGACCCGGGATTACGTTCTGGACCGCCTGGGAAGACGGGGAACTGCTCGGCTGCGGCGCGATCAAGGAACTGGACGCCGGCCATGTGGAACTCAAATCGATGAAGACCGATACCCGGCATCTGCGCAAAGGCGTGGCGGAGAAGCTGCTGATCCACGCGATCGGGGAAGCACGCAAACGCGGCTGCGAACGGATCAGTCTGGAGACGGGCTCGATGGACGCGTTCCTGCCGGCACGGAAGCTGTACGAGAAGCACGGATTCGCGGAATGCGGGCCGTTTGGCGATTATGAGCTGGACCCGTATAGTTTGTTTATGAGCAAAAAGCTGTCGAACATATAA
- a CDS encoding DJ-1/PfpI family protein, giving the protein MKYAYMYVLDTMADWELALVTAQLNSGQYFKNAGTRLPVRTVGASKDRITTLGGLTILPDLTVDEIAAEESAILLLPGANAWQDPKHKPVIEKAEHLLNAGGRVAAMCGATAALAEFGLLDHRPHTSNAPEYLSMFCPAYKGSAHYKDELVVSDGQLITAGATGGIPLAREVISLLGVFREDTLDAWYNYFSTGETRHFYALMETMQPQA; this is encoded by the coding sequence ATGAAATACGCTTATATGTACGTGCTGGATACGATGGCGGATTGGGAACTGGCTCTGGTCACCGCGCAGCTGAATTCGGGTCAATATTTCAAAAATGCCGGTACCCGCCTGCCCGTCCGAACGGTCGGAGCTTCCAAAGACCGCATCACCACCCTCGGCGGCCTGACGATTCTGCCCGATCTGACGGTAGACGAGATCGCAGCGGAAGAGTCGGCGATCCTGCTCCTGCCGGGAGCTAACGCCTGGCAGGACCCCAAGCATAAGCCGGTGATCGAAAAAGCCGAACACCTGCTGAATGCGGGCGGCCGCGTGGCGGCCATGTGCGGAGCGACAGCTGCGCTGGCCGAATTCGGCCTGCTCGATCATCGGCCGCATACGAGCAACGCGCCGGAATATTTGAGCATGTTCTGCCCGGCCTACAAAGGCTCCGCCCACTACAAGGACGAGCTTGTCGTCTCGGACGGCCAGCTGATTACCGCCGGGGCGACCGGCGGAATCCCGCTCGCCCGCGAGGTGATCTCGCTGCTGGGCGTATTCCGCGAAGACACGCTGGACGCGTGGTACAACTATTTCAGCACCGGCGAGACGCGCCATTTCTACGCCCTGATGGAAACGATGCAGCCGCAGGCTTAA
- a CDS encoding dynamin family protein, with protein MKGILEKHKEVASYLDITSDIHFLNQLIKQIESETFYIPVIGQYSAGKTSFLNALFKVDYLPTRGTETTSFATFIAYGEHDHALVEYRDGNMKEITIEELSLYRHGESNPELVNIKALHLKIKDPILKTGAIFVDTPGLNTLAQHHEETTLNVIAQANFLIYVMGKSLTDYDLKLFRQVEENGIDLILIRTKLDEVKSSEENLEELILQEKKKVQQELGASLCWFGISTYPEWLQQPSWSRRLNEIGNYLKYDVAAKMGQIKERYIQHQLTSLTSEWVKQLEEKKATAQAATRLEEQQIQKQINYLEEQALKQERTMLENSRDIHNHLVTFSSQVISKITYLKNEASESFENKMMRLPDLHAMQQQAQTLATKEIGIYLSEVKSMCQAYSHKMIEEGYRKAGVELHEISEEINDSLNLEFCPELELPSPEQLDRSGQRKVEELTEALESLNEALHYDELELSELNQNKEKLRSTLNKSKQAVVEVKGELEKLGSFDAPMKWIEGDKKASETMKKLGSVLDMLTVFIPTTAPIKLAGQAGKITKTMQIAAKASEVAKTAQTLNQGFEIVEEMMQHKKNQKGSQVHPKSPGLSFVNKGTALDIIKSISLEYWFEKTGNLFDTPSYYEIDREAHESYSKQKKRLEDRQHEAIHQQMIALQSNSLIHNQESKLKRRQEINTKTQKALARQLEAASEQAKKDGRMNYSLQLKILFEQEIQRLNQTLLPQIEKFYKDRANMIVLEAMAGVQKRIDDLKKMLSQTLVDKNKAHEQIEQSLAQCNDYLNWIRNLEVKA; from the coding sequence TTGAAGGGAATATTAGAAAAACACAAAGAAGTCGCTTCTTATTTGGATATTACGAGCGATATTCATTTTTTGAACCAATTGATCAAGCAAATAGAAAGTGAAACATTTTATATTCCGGTAATCGGTCAATACTCAGCAGGTAAAACCAGTTTTTTGAATGCTTTATTCAAAGTTGATTATTTGCCTACACGAGGAACGGAAACGACTTCTTTTGCCACTTTTATTGCATACGGAGAACATGATCATGCCTTAGTCGAATACAGAGATGGAAATATGAAAGAAATTACAATAGAAGAATTGTCTCTTTATCGACATGGAGAAAGCAACCCCGAATTGGTGAATATCAAAGCCTTACATTTAAAAATTAAAGATCCAATATTGAAAACAGGCGCGATTTTTGTAGATACTCCAGGACTTAATACTCTCGCGCAACACCATGAAGAGACAACATTGAACGTCATTGCTCAAGCGAATTTCTTGATTTACGTAATGGGTAAATCGCTCACAGATTACGATCTCAAACTTTTTCGTCAGGTAGAGGAGAACGGGATCGACTTGATCCTTATCAGAACCAAGTTAGACGAAGTTAAAAGCTCGGAAGAGAATCTTGAAGAGCTTATTCTGCAAGAAAAAAAGAAAGTCCAGCAAGAATTAGGGGCTTCTCTTTGTTGGTTCGGGATAAGTACTTATCCTGAATGGTTGCAGCAACCATCTTGGAGCCGACGTCTGAACGAAATCGGTAATTACCTAAAATATGATGTGGCCGCAAAAATGGGACAGATTAAAGAAAGATATATTCAACATCAACTTACGTCTCTGACTTCTGAATGGGTAAAGCAACTCGAAGAAAAGAAAGCGACTGCTCAGGCCGCAACTCGTTTGGAAGAACAACAGATTCAAAAACAGATTAATTACCTAGAAGAGCAAGCCTTAAAGCAAGAGAGAACGATGCTGGAAAATTCGCGAGATATTCATAATCATTTAGTTACTTTCTCATCACAAGTAATTAGTAAGATTACGTATTTGAAAAACGAAGCTTCTGAAAGTTTTGAGAATAAAATGATGAGGCTGCCTGATCTGCATGCGATGCAACAACAAGCTCAAACTCTTGCTACCAAGGAAATCGGGATTTACTTGAGCGAGGTGAAATCCATGTGCCAAGCATACTCGCATAAAATGATCGAAGAAGGATACCGAAAAGCTGGAGTAGAACTTCATGAAATTTCAGAAGAGATCAACGATAGTTTGAATCTTGAATTTTGTCCGGAATTGGAGCTGCCCAGTCCCGAGCAGTTGGATCGTTCCGGTCAGCGTAAAGTAGAGGAGCTAACCGAGGCGCTGGAATCTTTGAATGAAGCCTTACATTACGATGAGTTGGAATTAAGCGAATTAAATCAGAATAAAGAAAAATTGCGTTCGACTTTAAACAAATCTAAGCAAGCCGTTGTAGAGGTGAAGGGGGAACTTGAAAAGTTAGGTTCTTTTGATGCTCCGATGAAATGGATAGAAGGAGACAAAAAAGCATCTGAAACTATGAAAAAACTCGGCAGCGTATTAGATATGCTCACTGTGTTCATTCCTACTACAGCCCCTATTAAATTAGCCGGTCAAGCCGGCAAAATAACAAAAACGATGCAAATAGCAGCGAAAGCTTCAGAGGTTGCCAAAACCGCTCAGACCCTAAACCAAGGCTTTGAAATTGTAGAAGAAATGATGCAACATAAAAAAAACCAAAAAGGAAGCCAAGTGCATCCGAAAAGTCCGGGACTTTCATTTGTTAATAAAGGAACTGCCCTTGATATAATCAAAAGTATTTCTTTGGAATACTGGTTTGAGAAAACAGGGAATCTTTTTGACACCCCTTCTTATTATGAGATTGATCGAGAAGCGCATGAGTCGTATTCGAAGCAAAAAAAACGGTTGGAAGATCGTCAGCATGAGGCGATACATCAGCAAATGATCGCATTGCAATCTAATAGTTTAATCCATAATCAAGAATCGAAATTGAAAAGACGACAAGAAATTAATACGAAAACGCAAAAAGCTCTAGCCAGACAACTTGAAGCTGCCAGTGAACAGGCCAAGAAAGACGGACGGATGAATTACAGCCTGCAGTTGAAGATATTGTTTGAGCAGGAAATTCAGCGTCTTAACCAGACATTGCTTCCCCAAATCGAAAAATTTTACAAAGATCGTGCCAATATGATCGTATTGGAGGCTATGGCCGGAGTTCAGAAACGAATTGACGATCTCAAGAAAATGCTCAGTCAAACTTTGGTTGATAAAAACAAAGCTCACGAACAAATAGAGCAAAGTCTTGCACAGTGCAATGACTACTTGAACTGGATACGTAATCTTGAGGTCAAAGCGTGA
- a CDS encoding dynamin family protein, whose protein sequence is MQDQMTNSTENDFKKIIQQFEILAWEDPVFQSYYRKRSLEILRSLEEKEFRVTVVGEFSAGKSTFLNALIGKDILPHARTETTAAITYIRNVTKDHELHNRVVVHFKDTSPQIILNLEEDNDALKKYGTVQSDIEVTKKVSHVEVYVEFRYTQEKVVFIDTPGLNGTEEGHHDLTMHEIQHAHASICLFHLRSLAHSNMELLKNLQSAQNSFLYVINFIDELRVSEGDYIQDKITSFRNQLLSHGIGERKQNDLDAKVFGVSSLKALVARDHSIPRLYHNDQRDLNSNERENLFKESGFFNFENYLWNEIILKEKNNIFYASLATAFKKVLEEMLQELNKIKNLNRFQPDIDSSQQIEMRLGRIREAASQNKDRLKDYVNSRHAQILKITKIEIKEDIENLLSAIKMETMSITFEELERLLETNTQSIRLKEKIDDLFDKYHDWLIEVFEEVYQSAIMKSKAYIPSVEINDQNKLIIETLKFEHVNYEFEQKLKKTESKISNWEDQKLKVENETESIIKESQKVKVNMDFRKKTLVLAEQQYQKAKLELGVQPPITSRTVTTTRIVERSKWNPKRWLGSSTYEVSYDTQVEDRFAYNEWQKKKDHLEEKYPTQRNELTQELHELEYRQKQIANRAGANQDSILFFQHRITQAKEALSRELNEYENIMKKAKSEFLRSEQKRINWQIENFLYTEIEPNLQETINKNIEYNAKEIQKNVLDFYERNQSETERALVLALETNNEEVAQNIHVYDHLIEQVIGLKNNLEALRMDN, encoded by the coding sequence ATGCAAGACCAAATGACCAATTCAACAGAAAATGATTTTAAAAAAATTATCCAACAATTTGAAATTTTAGCTTGGGAAGATCCGGTGTTTCAGAGCTATTACCGAAAAAGAAGCTTGGAAATTTTAAGGAGTTTAGAAGAAAAAGAATTTAGAGTAACGGTAGTAGGAGAGTTTAGCGCAGGAAAATCGACTTTTCTAAATGCGTTGATAGGAAAAGATATCTTGCCGCATGCCCGTACAGAGACGACCGCTGCAATTACATACATTAGGAACGTAACGAAAGATCATGAATTACATAACCGAGTCGTTGTTCATTTTAAAGATACATCACCTCAGATTATCTTGAATTTGGAAGAGGACAACGATGCTCTGAAAAAGTACGGAACTGTACAATCGGATATTGAGGTGACTAAGAAAGTCTCACATGTGGAAGTATATGTCGAATTCAGATACACCCAAGAAAAAGTTGTCTTTATCGATACCCCCGGTTTAAACGGCACAGAAGAAGGTCACCACGATCTAACCATGCATGAAATCCAGCACGCCCATGCCAGTATATGTCTTTTCCACTTAAGAAGTTTAGCCCATAGCAATATGGAGTTGTTAAAAAACCTTCAAAGTGCTCAAAACTCATTTTTGTATGTTATTAACTTCATTGATGAACTAAGAGTATCTGAAGGAGATTACATTCAAGATAAAATCACTTCTTTCCGAAATCAGCTACTTTCTCACGGCATAGGAGAAAGAAAACAGAATGATCTTGATGCGAAAGTGTTTGGAGTTTCTTCTTTGAAGGCTCTTGTTGCCAGAGACCATTCAATCCCTCGTCTTTATCACAATGATCAAAGAGATCTGAATTCAAACGAGAGAGAAAATCTTTTTAAGGAATCCGGGTTTTTTAATTTTGAAAATTATTTATGGAATGAGATTATTTTAAAAGAAAAAAATAACATTTTTTATGCTTCTCTGGCTACTGCTTTCAAAAAGGTCTTGGAAGAAATGTTGCAAGAGTTAAATAAAATTAAAAATTTAAATAGATTCCAGCCGGACATCGATTCCAGTCAACAAATTGAAATGCGATTGGGCCGAATAAGAGAAGCGGCTTCGCAAAATAAAGATAGACTAAAGGATTACGTAAATTCACGACATGCGCAAATTTTAAAGATAACGAAAATAGAAATAAAAGAAGATATCGAAAATCTTTTGAGTGCAATTAAAATGGAAACGATGTCGATTACTTTTGAAGAACTGGAGAGGCTTTTAGAAACAAATACACAAAGTATACGTTTAAAAGAAAAGATAGATGATTTATTTGATAAATATCACGATTGGTTAATTGAAGTTTTCGAAGAAGTCTATCAATCAGCAATCATGAAATCCAAAGCGTATATTCCATCTGTAGAAATTAACGATCAAAATAAGTTAATTATAGAAACTTTGAAATTCGAACATGTCAACTACGAATTTGAACAAAAGTTAAAAAAGACAGAAAGCAAAATTTCAAATTGGGAAGATCAAAAACTAAAAGTTGAAAACGAGACAGAATCTATTATTAAAGAATCGCAAAAAGTAAAAGTAAACATGGATTTTCGTAAGAAAACGCTGGTACTCGCTGAACAACAATATCAAAAAGCTAAGTTAGAACTTGGAGTCCAGCCTCCAATAACCTCTCGTACCGTAACGACAACACGAATCGTAGAACGGAGCAAGTGGAACCCCAAGCGTTGGCTGGGAAGTTCTACATATGAGGTGAGTTATGACACCCAAGTCGAAGATCGCTTCGCCTATAACGAATGGCAAAAGAAAAAAGACCACTTGGAAGAAAAATATCCGACGCAACGAAATGAGCTGACCCAAGAATTGCATGAACTGGAGTACCGTCAAAAACAGATTGCGAATCGAGCAGGTGCAAACCAAGATTCCATCCTTTTTTTTCAGCATAGGATCACTCAAGCCAAAGAAGCCTTGTCTAGAGAGCTAAATGAGTACGAGAATATTATGAAAAAAGCTAAATCGGAATTTTTGCGTTCTGAACAAAAGCGAATAAACTGGCAAATTGAGAATTTCTTATACACCGAAATTGAACCTAATCTTCAAGAGACCATCAATAAAAACATCGAATATAACGCTAAAGAAATCCAGAAAAACGTACTGGATTTTTATGAGCGGAATCAAAGTGAAACGGAACGTGCTTTGGTTTTGGCATTGGAAACGAATAACGAAGAGGTCGCCCAAAATATCCATGTATACGATCATTTAATTGAGCAAGTAATAGGGCTGAAAAATAACCTTGAAGCATTAAGGATGGACAACTAG
- a CDS encoding AraC family transcriptional regulator — translation MSEASGSLFGGELLESGYGPRFHAYYYKQWKAYRMDYHRHDCMEIMYLMTGSCIVDVMAEEGREERHRLKKGELILLDANVPHRLIVEEGTPCRMLNVEFSVAPLAPGDESALSIGMLAREEPPLAELLDSPAASLVLHDPEEVPHTLKSLVLELDRRQGRQNVMVRLLFAELLLRLARLRVERLHTGPQQASHYVRAAIEYLHQNYDRGIRVPEIAAAVNLHPGYLHRLFKQHTGRTLTDYLNALRMDKAKMLLTGSAVPVAEIADYVGIASRPYFHLLFRKYSGCTPTEYREGAEPDSWKKGRSGAEEAEGG, via the coding sequence GTGAGCGAAGCAAGCGGAAGCCTGTTCGGGGGCGAGCTGCTGGAGAGCGGGTACGGCCCGAGGTTCCACGCCTATTACTACAAACAGTGGAAAGCTTACCGGATGGATTACCATCGCCACGACTGCATGGAGATCATGTACCTGATGACCGGCAGCTGCATCGTGGACGTCATGGCCGAAGAAGGGCGCGAAGAGCGCCATAGGTTAAAAAAAGGCGAGCTCATCCTGCTGGACGCAAACGTCCCGCATCGGCTGATCGTCGAGGAAGGCACGCCCTGCCGGATGCTGAACGTGGAATTTTCCGTCGCTCCTCTGGCGCCCGGCGACGAGAGCGCGCTCAGTATCGGCATGCTGGCCCGCGAAGAGCCGCCGCTTGCGGAACTGCTGGACAGCCCGGCGGCGAGTCTCGTCCTGCATGATCCCGAAGAAGTGCCGCATACGCTCAAATCGCTCGTGCTGGAGCTGGATCGCCGGCAGGGCCGGCAAAACGTGATGGTGCGGCTGCTGTTCGCCGAACTGCTGCTGCGGCTCGCCCGGCTGCGGGTGGAACGGCTGCACACCGGTCCCCAGCAGGCTTCGCATTACGTGCGCGCCGCGATCGAATACCTGCACCAGAACTACGACCGCGGCATCCGCGTCCCGGAAATCGCGGCCGCCGTCAATCTGCATCCCGGCTATCTGCACCGCCTGTTCAAGCAGCATACCGGGCGCACGCTGACGGATTACCTGAACGCGCTGCGCATGGACAAAGCCAAGATGCTGCTGACCGGCAGCGCCGTTCCGGTCGCCGAAATCGCGGACTACGTCGGCATCGCCAGCCGGCCGTATTTCCATCTCCTGTTTCGCAAGTACAGCGGCTGCACGCCGACGGAATACCGGGAAGGCGCCGAGCCCGACTCCTGGAAAAAAGGACGGAGCGGCGCGGAAGAAGCCGAAGGCGGCTGA
- a CDS encoding alpha-glucosidase/alpha-galactosidase, translating to MSFKVTFIGAGSIGFTRGLLRDLLSVPEFANIEVSFMDIDRRNLDMVTELCQRDIDENGLSIRIRPTTDRREALEGAKYVFCTIRVGGLEAFATDVDIPLKYGVDQCVGDTLCAGGIMYGQRGIAEMLEICRDIREQAAPDVLLLNYSNPMAMLTWACIKYGGVRTIGLCHGVQHGHHQIAEVYGLDKKDVDIICAGINHQTWYVSAKHKGRDLTEGLLEAFERHPEYSRTEKVRIDMLRRFGYYSTESNGHLSEYVPWYRKRSDEIKDWIDLSSWINGETGGYLRVCTEGRSWFETDFPNWLRDPAFVYGSEHRGEEHGSYIVEGLETGRVYRGHFNTVNGGIIPNLPADAIIEAPGYVDRSGISMPVVGDLPLGAAAVCNVSISVQRLAVEAAVSGDDKLLRQAFMLDPLVGAVCNPKEIWQMVDEMLVAGEPWLPQYGGAIAAAKARLVSGDLIPTRADSEGAARLKVKTVEEMQQDREAANKNAGESDKGKDREKVQSPQDV from the coding sequence ATGTCTTTCAAAGTGACTTTTATCGGAGCGGGCAGTATCGGATTCACGCGGGGGCTGCTGCGCGATCTGCTCAGCGTGCCGGAATTCGCGAATATCGAAGTCTCGTTCATGGATATCGACCGCCGGAATCTGGACATGGTGACGGAGCTGTGCCAGCGCGACATCGACGAGAACGGGCTCTCGATCCGTATCCGTCCGACGACGGACCGGCGCGAAGCGCTGGAAGGTGCCAAGTACGTATTTTGTACCATTCGGGTCGGCGGGCTCGAAGCGTTCGCCACCGACGTGGATATTCCGCTCAAGTACGGCGTGGACCAGTGCGTCGGCGATACGCTGTGCGCGGGCGGCATCATGTACGGGCAGCGGGGCATCGCCGAGATGCTGGAGATCTGCCGCGATATTCGGGAGCAGGCCGCGCCGGACGTGCTGCTGCTCAACTATTCCAATCCGATGGCGATGCTCACGTGGGCCTGCATCAAATACGGCGGCGTTCGCACGATCGGGCTGTGCCACGGCGTCCAGCACGGACACCATCAGATCGCGGAAGTGTACGGACTGGACAAAAAAGACGTGGACATTATCTGCGCCGGCATCAATCACCAGACGTGGTACGTGTCCGCCAAGCATAAAGGCCGCGACCTGACGGAAGGGCTGCTGGAAGCGTTCGAGCGGCATCCGGAATACAGCCGCACCGAGAAAGTCCGGATCGACATGCTGCGCCGCTTCGGTTATTACAGCACCGAATCGAACGGGCATCTGAGCGAATACGTGCCGTGGTACCGCAAGCGCAGCGACGAGATCAAGGACTGGATCGATCTCAGCAGTTGGATCAACGGAGAGACGGGCGGCTATTTGCGGGTATGCACGGAAGGGCGGAGCTGGTTCGAGACCGATTTTCCGAACTGGCTCCGGGACCCGGCGTTCGTCTACGGGTCGGAGCATCGCGGCGAAGAACACGGTTCCTACATCGTGGAAGGCCTGGAGACGGGGCGCGTCTACCGCGGACACTTCAATACGGTCAACGGCGGCATTATTCCGAACCTGCCGGCCGACGCGATTATCGAAGCGCCGGGCTACGTCGATCGCAGCGGCATCTCGATGCCGGTCGTCGGCGATCTGCCGCTCGGCGCGGCCGCGGTATGCAATGTGAGCATCTCCGTGCAGCGTCTGGCGGTTGAAGCGGCCGTAAGCGGCGACGACAAACTGCTGCGCCAGGCGTTTATGCTGGACCCGCTCGTCGGCGCGGTCTGCAACCCGAAAGAGATCTGGCAGATGGTCGACGAGATGCTCGTAGCCGGAGAGCCGTGGCTGCCGCAGTACGGCGGCGCGATCGCGGCGGCCAAGGCGCGCCTCGTTTCCGGCGACCTGATTCCGACGCGCGCAGACAGCGAAGGCGCGGCACGCCTCAAAGTGAAAACGGTCGAGGAGATGCAGCAGGACCGCGAAGCGGCGAACAAAAACGCCGGCGAGTCCGACAAAGGCAAAGACCGGGAGAAAGTGCAGTCGCCGCAGGACGTCTAA